A genomic window from Fusarium falciforme chromosome 2, complete sequence includes:
- a CDS encoding Non-specific serine/threonine protein kinase, with protein MKMLRRPPGEGRRPSQQQKLLIAFAIILLPWIQLVDAQQQHRPAADPALQPLQRPGGSSQQLADDAAVHQWAATPIDAAEAAYETAENIKRASTLKDRSPQQNPSKRKNRKNEYQNIIIPDDASALATLAPAEAVRAPNPSRHLRPRSVPASGLASPQSARSLKDWEAEDFVLLATVDGDLYASDRRTGKERWHLEVDQPMVETTHHRADQSILDESFHPVDHYVWAVEPNRDGGIYMWIPDSNAGLVRTGFTMKKLVEELAPYADENPPVVYTGDKKTTMITLDAASGRVLKWFGSTGSHVNEAESCLRPNTLYGVDDEECSSTGTITLGRTEYTVGIQRRDGRPIATLKYSEWSPNNYDNDLYQQHQSSLDSKYITSQHDGKVYAFNYARSGKPEPMFSETFAAPVARVFDVCRPWDANIESNPDLIVLPQPPMPAQDEINARIRSNSIFLNQTRSGSWYAMSGRSYPLIVDAPIAQISSPDWLDIAPAWDTINQTRLSKALVGTHFLNSNKGSKQHLRSLPAGSPVAYEEPDTYEETDNDPRVPQADVTPDEPTIFKKVKSIPQKAVDSVIEFVSNPILIPIFLFTLFYKQSSLRRAYRQIRLKGLHNLQFGKDAISDDGDETQGSESESEGVVNRRGFVVREKVLEQLKKPEDEGKTQVKEKANVTPTPNPEHRKVPDLDKDLPSTPVADVDSTDGEATPRPHKHKAEPKVESPTKGSAKLDDPRDEAQASAANKTQNEQPDGNQNRPAPEKKKKAHRGRRGGVKHRKGGRAAEASQSRDDDPGPGTVEDAVKNAKKLGDRPSLEPDVMTVANDMQSVTGSIIRLGSIEVDMDEQLGTGSNGTLVFAGKYDGREVAVKRMLIQFFDIASQETKLLRESDDHPNVIRYYAQQSRDGFLYIALERCAASLADVVEKPNYFRDLAIAGGRDLPNILYQITNGISHLHELRIVHRDLKPQNILVNMAKDGKPRMLVSDFGLCKKLEGGQSSFGATTGRAAGTSGWRAPELLLDDDARGNVMNDLSTQSGSGSVLVGDGMMPNNRRATRAIDIFSLGLVFFYVLTNGSHPFDCGDRYMREVNIRKGNYNLNLLDSLGDFAFEAKDLIESMLQADPKMRPTAKDIMAHPFFWSPKKRLAFLCDVSDHFEKEPRDPPSPALAELERHASGVTKNDFLRLLPREFVDSLGKQRKYTGSRLLDLLRALRNKRNHYEDMPDTLKRSVGPLPDGYLSFWTTRFPMLLLVCWNVVYNVQWDDSDRFREYYEPAAL; from the exons ATGAAAATGCTGCGACGACCTCCCGGCGAGGGACGTCGGCCCTCCCAGCAACAGAAACTCCTTATCGCCTTTgccatcatccttcttccCTGGATCCAGCTTGTCGatgcccagcagcagcaccggCCAGCCGCCGATCCAGCCCTACAACCGCTGCAGCGCCCTGGTGGCAGCAGCCAACAACTAGCCGACGATGCCGCAGTTCATCAGTGGGCTGCCACGCCCATCGacgccgccgaggccgcGTACGAGACGGCCGAAAACATCAAGCGAGCATCGACCCTAAAGGATCGCTCGCCTCAGCAGAACCCCTCGAAGCGCAAGAACCGAAAGAATGAATACcaaaatattattatccctGACGATGCGAGCGCCCTCGCAACTTTGGCTCCGGCTGAGGCCGTAAGAGCACCAAACCCTTCACGACATCTTCGGCCCCGAAGCGTTCCTGCTTCTGGGCTGGCGTCGCCGCAGTCTGCGCGGAGTCTGAAGGACTGGGAAGCGGAGGACTTTGTTCTTCTGGCGACCGTCGATGGAGATTTGTATGCCAGCGACAGACGAACCGGAAAGGAACGCTGGCACCTCGAAGTTGACCAGCCCATGGTCGAGACAACGCATCACCGCGCCGATCAATCCATCCTCGACGAAAGCTTCCACCCCGTTGACCATTATGTCTGGGCGGTCGAGCCAAACCGTGATGGTGGGATTTACATGTGGATTCCCGACTCCAATGCAGGCCTTGTCCGGACAGGTTTCACCATGAAGAAGCTCGTCGAAGAGCTAGCCCCGTACGCTGACGAGAACCCTCCCGTGGTCTACACTGGCGACAAGAAAACTACCATGATCACCCTCGATGCAGCCAGTGGAAGGGTGCTGAAGTGGTTTGGTTCCACAGGCTCTCATGTCAACGAGGCTGAGAGCTGCCTGCGGCCCAATACTCTGTACGgcgtcgacgacgaagagTGCAGCTCCACCGGCACCATCACGCTGGGCAGGACCGAATACACTGTCGGCATCCAGCGACGAGATGGCCGTCCCATTGCCACTCTCAAATATTCCGAATGGAGCCCAAACAACTATGACAACGACCTTTACCAGCAGCATCAGTCCTCTCTTGACAGCAAGTACATCACCAGCCAGCACGACGGCAAGGTCTACGCCTTCAATTATGCGCGATCCGGAAAGCCCGAGCCTATGTTCAGCGAAACCTTTGCTGCACCTGTTGCTCGCGTGTTCGATGTCTGTCGGCCTTGGGATGCCAACATCGAGAGCAATCCGGACTTGATTGTTCTTCCCCAGCCGCCCATGCCCGCGCAGGATGAAATCAATGCCCGAATTCGGAGCAACAGCATCTTCTTAAACCAGACTCGCTCGGGAAGCTGGTACGCAATGTCTGGCCGATCGTACCCTCTCATTGTCGATGCCCCCATTGCTCAAATTTCTAGCCCTGACTGGTTGGACATTGCCCCTGCTTGGGACACAATCAATCAAACTCGACTATCCAAGGCTTTGGTGGGCACGCACTTCCTCAACAGCAACAAAGGCAGCAAGCAACACCTTCGCAGCCTCCCTGCTGGTTCACCCGTGGCATACGAGGAGCCTGACACATACGAGGAGACTGACAACGATCCCCGAGTTCCCCAAGCAGATGTAACACCAGACGAGCCTACCATTTTCAAGAAGGTTAAGTCTATTCCCCAAAAGGCCGTCGACAGCGTCATCGAGTTTGTCAGCAACCCCATCTTGATACCCATCTTCTTGTTTACTCTGTTCTACAAGCAAAGTAGCCTTCGCCGGGCCTATCGCCAGATTAGGCTCAAGGGTTTACACAATCTACAGTTCGGAAAAGACGCAATTTCGGATGATGGTGACGAAACTCAAGGTAGCGAGAGCGAATCTGAGGGTGTTGTCAATCGGAGGGGGTTTGTTGTCAGGGAGAAGGTGCTCGAACAGCTCAAGAAGCCAGAGGACGAGGGCAAGACGCAGGTGAAAGAGAAGGCGAATGTCACCCCCACACCAAACCCGGAGCATCGAAAGGTTCCGGATCTAGACAAAGATCTCCCATCGACACCTGTCGCCGACGTGGACTCGACAGACGGGGAGGCGACGCCCAGGCCTCACAAGCACAAGGCTGAGCCCAAAGTTGAGTCTCCCACTAAGGGATCCGCCAAGTTGGATGACCCCCGAGACGAAGCTCAGGCCTCGGCCGCCAACAAAACTCAGAACGAACAACCCGACGGCAATCAGAATCGACCAGCCCccgagaaaaagaaaaaggccCACAGGGGGCGGCGCGGAGGGGTCAAGCACCGCAAGGGTGGTCGTGCCGCTGAGGCATCACAGTCTCGTGACGACGACCCCGGCCCAGGGACTGTGGAGGATGCCGTCAAGAATGCCAAGAAACTGGGTGATCGTCCCAGTCTTGAGCCTGATGTCATGACTGTCGCCAACGACATGCAGTCCGTCACAGGCTCCATCATTCGTCTGGGTAGCATCGAGGTCGACATGGACGAGCAGCTGGGCACGGGTAGTAATGGAACCTTGGTCTTTGCTGGCAAGTATGACGGCCGAGAGGTGGCTGTCAAACGCATGTTGATCCAGTTCTTCGACATTGCCTCTCAAGAGACCAAACTGCTTAGGGAGAGTGACGACCACCCAAATG TCATCCGATACTACGCTCAACAGTCACGGGACGGGTTCCTCTATATCGCACTGGAACGCTGTGCTGCCTCGCTGGCCGACGTCGTGGAAAAGCCCAACTACTTCCGAGACCTTGCCATCGCTGGAGGACGCGACCTTCCCAACATCCTCTATCAGATCACCAATGGTATCAGCCATCTGCATGAACTTCGAATTGTCCACCGAGACCTCAAGCCACAGAACATCCTGGTCAACATGGCGAAGGATGGCAAGCCAAGGATGCTGGTGTCTGACTTTGGACTTTGCAAGAAGCTTGAAGGAGGCCAGTCATCTTTCGGTGCGACCACTGGCCGGGCAGCTGGAACCTCTGGCTGGCGTGCCCCTGAACTcctgcttgatgatgatgcccgaGGCAACGTCATGAACGATCTGAGTACACAGAGCGGTTCTGGCTCGGTTCTAGTGGGAGACGGCATGATGCCCAACAACCGACGGGCCACGCGGGCCATTGACATTTTCTCGCTTGGCTTGGTCTTTTTCTACGTCTTGACAAACGGTTCGCATCCCTTTGACTGTGGCGACCGATACATGCGGGAAGTCAATATCCGCAAGGGCAACTACaatctcaatctccttgactcCCTGGGCGACTTCGCTTTTGAGGCTAAAGATCTCATCGAGTCGATGCTTCAAGCCGACCCAAAGATGCGCCCAACCGCCAAGGACATCATGGCTCACCCTTTCTTCTGGTCCCCCAAGAAGAGGCTTGCTTTCCTGTGCGATGTTTCGGATCATTTTGAGAAGGAACCGAGAGATCCACCATCGCCCGCCCTCGCGGAGCTTGAACGTCACGCGTCAGGTGTGACCAAGAATGACTTTTTGCGTCTTCTGCCACGAGAGTTTGTCGACTCACTTGGCAAGCAGCGCAAGTACACGGGCTCACGACTCCTGGACTTGCTCCGCGCCCTCCGAAACAAGAGGAATCACTACGAAGACATGCCCGACACTCTCAAGCGTAGCGTGGGACCACTCCCCGATGGGTATCTGTCGTTCTGGACGACTCGATTCCCCATGCTGCTGCTTGTCTGCTGGAACGTAGTGTACAACGTGCAGTGGGATGACTCGGACCGGTTCCGCGAATATTACGAGCCGGCAGCTCTATGA
- a CDS encoding FAD-binding PCMH-type domain-containing protein: MGGCLPYPAVPVADENEALNRRTLSALAKCKSMPGDLLWPGKLVWKVFDLLTGGALIKTVPFGATNSDTHDEDPTANMYPLYEGNACLPQDAGKEGAKCQLGGLSIYSVKATSVSQIQLAVNFARSLNLRLVIRNTGHDFLGKSTGAGSLNIWTHHLKNIELLKDYKSAGPYSGPALKIGAGVQVFELYEAANKYGYTAVGGECRTVGVAGGFTAMGGHSPMSPIAGLGSDQVLSVDIVTPDGRFITANEKQNAEIFWAVRGGGGATFGIVTSLTVRVWPKMTFSGVTWSLSSEEAGISKDLFWEAMRIYWAKFPEYNDNHTYGYSTLFSAGPGKYLWSMKPWLVPSMELPEFKAMVSPLFKEWKEIGFEIEPEWFTHDNFYDTWKNHFPTESVGASTVRTASRLIPRKNFEDVELLNKTMDTVQSIVEDGSVLIQYNINGAAPKNVASSALNPAWRDASMFAIVGAGWSPDSSPAEILATNKKITNDWMERLREVTPGSGGYGNEGDVMEPNFGQAFYGSENYKRLYALKKKLGPWGVFYAPTAVGSEDWEIVKVPGLLDGLLYGDLLETLSSWLTLQTGRLCRK; this comes from the exons ATGGGAGGTTGTTT ACCATATCCAGCTGTTCCAGTTGCTGATGAGAACGAGGCTCTCAACAGGCGGACCCTCTCGGCTCTGGCCAAGTGCAAGTCCATGCCCGGTGACCTCCTGTGGCCTGGCAAGCTCGTGTGGAAGGTCTTTGACCTGCTGACTGGCGGCGCTCTCATCAAGACGGTTCCCTTTGGTGCT ACCAACTCGGACACTCA CGATGAGGATCCTACCGCCAACATGTATCCTCTCTACGAGGGCAACGCCTGTCTCCCCCAGGATGCCGGAAAGGAGGGGGCCAAGTGCCAGCTCGGCGGTCTCTCCATTTACTCTGTCAAGGCCACCAGCGTCTCCCAGATCCAGCTCGCCGTCAACTTTGCGCGCAGCCTGAACCTTCGCCTGGTCATCCGCAACACTGGCCACGACTTCCTCGGCAAGTCAACCGGCGCTGGATCCCTTAACATCTGGACTCACCACCTCAAGAATattgagcttctcaaggaCTACAAGTCCGCCGGCCCCTACTCTGGCCCTGCCCTCAAGATCGGCGCCGGTGTCCAGGTGTTTGAACTGTACGAGGCGGCCAACAAGTATGGGTACACTGCTGTAGGTGGCGAGTGCAGG ACTGTCGGTGTTGCTGGCGGCTTCACTGCCATGGGTGGTCACTCTCCCATGTCCCCTATCGCCGGTCTTGGATCCGACCAGGTCCTCAGCGTTGATATTGTCACCCCTGACGGTCGCTTCATCACCGCGAACGAGAAGCAGAACGCCGAGATCTTCTGGGCCGTccgtggcggtggtggtg CCACCTTTGGCATCGTCACTTCGCTGACTGTCCGCGTCTGGCCGAAGATGACCTTCTCCGGTGTCACTTGGAGCCTCTCCAGCGAAGAGGCTGGCATTAGCAAGGATCTCTTCTGGGAGGCCATGCGCATCTACTGGGCCAAGTTCCCCGAGTACAACGACAACCACACCTACGGCTATTCGACCCTCTTCTCTGCTGGCCCCGGAAAGTACCTGTGGAGCATGAAGCCCTGGCTCGTCCCCAGCATGGAGCTGCCCGAGTTCAAGGCCATGGTGAGCCCCCTTTTCAAGGAGTGGAAGGAGATTGGCTTCGAGATTGAGCCCGAGTGGTTTACCCACGACAACTTTTACGACACGTGGAAGAATCACTTCCCTACTGAGTCTGTCGGCGCCTCCACCGTCCGAACTGCCTCTCGTCTTATCCCCCGCAAGAACTTTGAGGATGTCGAACTTCTCAACAAGACCATGGACACGGTTCAGTCCATTGTCGAGGACGGTTCCGTGCTCATCCAGTACAACATCAACGGCGCAGCTCCCAAGAACGTCGCCTCGAGCGCCCTCAATCCCGCATGGCGAGACGCGTCCATGTTCGCCATTGTCGGCGCCGGCTGGTCGCCTGATAGCAGCCCGGCCGAAATCCTCGCCACCAACAAGAAGATCACCAACGACTGGATGGAGCGCCTCCGCGAGGTGACTCCTGGATCCGGCGGCTACGGTAACGAGGGCGACGTGATGGAGCCCAACTTTGGCCAGGCTTTCTACGGTAGCGAAAACTACAAGAGGCTATACgctctcaagaagaagctgggcCCCTGGGGTGTCTTTTACGCTCCCACTGCTGTTGGTAGCGAAGACTGGGAGATTGTCAAGGTCCCTGGTCTGCTGGATGGTCTGCTGTACGGTGATCTCCTCGAGACGCTGAGCAGCTGGTTGACTCTCCAGACTGGCCGTCTCTGCCGCAAGTAG
- a CDS encoding Eukaryotic translation initiation factor 3 subunit B, translating to MAPSFDHLRDADLDDDEFNEDDIDISDLRERFEVQLEQGYDSFVVIDGLPEVTEEQKPKLVKFLLKKLNTVGKTREDLVHMPMGDNGKSLRFAFVEYSSPAEAAAATRQLDLVPLDKKHTLRVNKFTDIERYGREGRVDETYQPPHIDEFTEKEHLRWFLKDPSGRGRDQFVMYRGESVGVYWNNEKDQPENIVERQHWTETFVQWSPLGTYLTSVHAQGVQLWGGQSWSRQARFAHPFVNLVAFSPGEKYIVTWSNRPISIPDEGHPALSIDDHGKNYVIWDIATATPLRSFANLDAPKGEEGKPPPKMQWPAFKWSADDKYVARLTQGQSISVYELPRMNLLDKTSIKIEGVMDFDWAPATPKREGVKTYEQLFCYWTPEIGSNPAKVGLMSIPSKQVVRSLNLFSVSDAKLHWQSEAAYLCVKVDRHSKSKKSQATTLEIFRVKEKGVPVEVVDTIKDTVINFAWEPKGDRFSIITTTEPVGVTAVPPKTAVSFFCPEKAKGQHVGNFKHLRTLDKKNSNAIYWSPRGRFVVIATIANQQSSDLDFFDLDFEGEKPEAEKDLTANLQHMNTADHYGVTDVEWDPSGRFVATWASAWKHSMENGYHIYDFKGEALREEPLEKFKQFSWRPRPPTMLTKEEQKAVRKNLREYSRVFEQEDADRGASADLAVVEARRTMLQEWHNWREEVEADTLEEREVLGLPKDPHAPLLEAYTKSLEGTTSEADRVIEEIVEEVLEESEEVLG from the exons ATGGCGCCCTCCTTCGACCACCTCCGCGATGCCGAcctcgacgatgacgagttcAACGAGGATGACATTGATATTTCCGACCTGCGAGAGAGATTTGAGGTGCAGCTGGAGCAGGGCTACGACAGCTTCGTCGTCATCGACGGCCTTCCCGAGGTCACGGAGGAGCAGAAGCCCAAGCTCGTCAAGTTCTTgttgaagaagctcaacacaGTTGGCAAGACGCGGGAGGATCTGGTTCACATGCCCATGGGCGACAACGGAAAGTCTCTTCG GTTTGCTTTTGTTGAGTACTCTTCGCCCGCTGAGGCTGCCGCCGCCACTCGCCAGCTCGACCTGGTCCCCCTCGACAAGAAGCACACCCTGCGCGTCAACAAGTTCACCGACATCGAGCGATATGGACGAGAAGGCCGAGTTGACGAGACCTACCAGCCCCCCCACATTGACGAGTTCACCGAGAAGGAGCATCTCCGATGGTTCCTCAAGGATCCTTCCGGCCGAGGCCGTGATCAGTTTGTTATGTACAGAGGCGAAAGCGTCGGTGTCTACTGGAACAACGAGAAGGACCAGCCCGAAAACATTGTCGAGCGACAACACTGGACTGAGACCTTTGTTCAGTGGTCTCCTCTTGGTACCTACCTGACCTCTGTCCACGCCCAGGGTGTTCAGCTCTGGGGCGGACAGTCCTGGTCCCGACAAGCCCGATTTGCCCACCCTTTCGTCAACCTCGTCGCCTTCTCGCCTGGTGAGAAGTACATCGTGACCTGGTCTAACCGCCCTATCTCGATCCCCGACGAGGGCCACCCGGCACTTTCGATTGATGACCACGGCAAGAACTATGTCATCTGGGATATTGCGACTGCTACTCCTCTCCGATCCTTTGCCAACCTCGATGCCcccaagggcgaggagggcaagcCACCACCCAAGATGCAGTGGCCTGCTTTCAAGTGGTCCGCCGATGACAAGTACGTCGCCCGGTTGACCCAGGGCCAGTCCATCTCCGTTTACGAGCTCCCCCGCATgaacctcctcgacaagacgTCGATCAAGATTGAGGGCGTTATGGACTTTGACTGGGCCCCCGCAACTCCCAAGCGTGAGGGCGTCAAGACCTACGAGCAGCTGTTCTGCTACTGGACACCCGAGATTGGCAGCAACCCCGCCAAGGTCGGATTGATGAGCATTCCCTCAAAACAGGTCGTCCGAtccctcaacctcttcagTGTCAGCGACGCCAAGCTCCACTGGCAATCTGAGGCCGCCTACCTCTGTGTCAAGGTCGACCGACactccaagtccaagaagtcTCAGGCCACCACTCTTGAGATCTTCCGCGTCAAGGAAAAGGGTGTCCCCGTTGAAGTTGTCGACACCATCAAGGACACCGTCATTAACTTTGCCTGGGAGCCCAAGGGCGACCgcttctccatcatcaccacaacCGAGCCCGTGGGTGTCACTGCCGTCCCTCCGAAGACTGCCGTTTCTTTCTTCTGCcccgagaaggccaagggtcAGCACGTGGGCAACTTCAAGCACCTCCGGACTctcgacaagaagaacaGCAACGCTATCTACTGGTCACCTCGAGGTCGCTTTGTTGTTATTGCCACCATTGCGAACCAGCAGAGCTCCGACCTTGACTTTTTCGATCTCGACTTTGAGGGCGAGAagcccgaggccgagaaggaccTCACCGCCAACCTCCAGCACATGAACACCGCCGACCACTACGGTGTGACAGACGTCGAGTGGGACCCTTCAGGCCGATTCGTCGCCACCTGGGCTTCTGCCTGGAAGCACTCG ATGGAAAACGGTTACCACATCTACGACTTCAAGGGCGAGGCTTTGCGAGAAGAGCCCCTTGAGAAGTTCAAGCAGTTCTCTTGGCGCCCCCGGCCGCCGACCATGCTtaccaaggaggagcagaagGCTGTTCGCAAGAACCTCCGAGAGTACAGCCGGGTCTTTGAGCAAGAAGATGCTGACCGCGGCGCGTCCGCCGACTTGGCCGTGGTGGAGGCCCGCCGCACCATGCTCCAGGAGTGGCACAACTGGcgcgaggaggttgaggccgaCACATTGGAAGAGCGTGAGGTGCTCGGCCTACCAAAGGATCCCCATGCTCCTCTGCTAGAGGCTTATACAAAGAGCCTGGAGGGTACGACATCGGAGGCGGATCGGGTGATCGAGGAGATTGTGGAGGAGGTGCTCGAGGAGAGCGAGGAGGTGCTCGGTTAG
- a CDS encoding CCT-beta yields MSFQPTQIFEEGTTEEKGENARLAAFVGAIAVGDLVKSTLGPKGMDKILQSASTAEIMVTNDGATILKSIALDNAAAKVLVNISKVQDDEVGDGTTSVAVLAAELLREAEKLVDKKIHPQTIIEGYRIASQAALKALEESAVDHSKSPEAFRNDLLAIARTTLSSKVLAQDRDQFAQLAVDAVLRLKTTDLNHIQIIKKSGGKLSDSYLDEGFILDKKIGVNQPKRLEKAKILVANTSMDTDKVKIFGARVKVGSTSKLAELEKAEKEKMKAKVEKIKAHGINCFINRQLIYNWPEQLFTDAGIMSIEHADFDGIERLALVTGGEIASTFDHPDQVKLGHCDVIEEVIIGEDTLIKFSGVSAGEACTIVLRGATEQLLDEAERSLHDALAVLSQTVKEPRTTLGGGCAEMLMAKAVEGAATRVEGKRQLAVSSFAVALRQLPTILADNAGLDSGDLVARLRKALYDGLTTYGLDLMTPGGGIADMRDLGVIESYKLKKAVVSSASEAAELLLRVDDIIRAAPRRRERM; encoded by the exons ATG TCTTTCCAACCAACCCAGATTTTCGAGGAGGGCACcaccgaggagaagggcgAGAATGCGCGTCTCGCTGCCTTTGTCGGCGCCATCGCCGTCGGTGATCTTGTGAAGAGCACTCTTGGTCCCAAGGGTATGGACAAGATCCTTCAGTCAGC CTCCACCGCCGAAATCATGGTCACCAACGACGGTGCCACCATCCTCAAGTCGATCGCCCTCGATAACGCCGCCGCAAAGGTTCTGGTCAACATTTCAAAGGTTCAGGATGACGAAGTGGGCGACGGAACCACTTCGGTTGCTGTTCTTGCCGCCGAGTTGCTGAGGGAGGCGGAGAAGCTGGTTGACAAGAAGATCCATCCCCAGACCATCATCGAGGGTTACCGGATAGCCAGCCAGGCGGCGCTCAAGGCGCTCGAGGAGTCGGCAGTCGACCACAGCAAGAGCCCCGAGGCTTTCCGAAACGACCTTCTCGCGATCGCCCGAACAACCCTTAGCTCCAAGGTCCTTGCCCAGGACCGGGATCAGTTCGCCCAGTTGGCTGTCGATGCCGTCCTCCGACTCAAGACTACCGACCTCAACCACATTcagatcatcaagaagagCGGAGGCAAGCTTAGCGACTCATACCTCGACGAGGGCTTTATCCTCGACAAGAAGATTGGTGTCAACCAGCCCAAGCGgctggagaaggccaagatccTGGTGGCCAACACCTCCATGGATActgacaaggtcaagatctTTGGCGCGCGCGTCAAGGTTGGCTCAACTAGCAAGCTGGCCGAGCTggaaaaggccgagaaggagaagatgaaggccaaggtggagaagatcaaggcacACGGCATCAACTGCTTCATTAACCGACAACTTATCTACAACTGGCCCGAGCAGCTTTTCACTGATGCCGGCATCATGTCGATTGAGCACGCCGACTTTGATGGTATTGAGCGCCTGGCTCTGGTGACTGGCGGTGAGATCGCCTCGACATTCGACCACCCCGACCAGGTCAAGCTTGGTCACTGCGACGTGATTGAGGAGGTTATCATTGGTGAGGACACTCTTATCAAGTTCTCGGGTGTGTCAGCAGGTGAGGCTTGCACGATCGTGCTTCGGGGTGCCACAGAACAGCTGCTCGACGAGGCTGAGCGAAGTCTGCACGATGCCCTGGCCGTCCTGTCCCAGACTGTCAAGGAACCCCGGACTACTCTGGGCGGTGGCTGTGCCGAGATGctcatggccaaggctgTGGAGGGTGCTGCTACCCGTGTTGAGGGCAAGCGACAACTGGCTGTCTCTAGCTTCGCCGTGGCTCTGCGACAACTACCTACTATCCTGGCCGACAACGCTGGTCTCGACTCTGGTGACCTTGTCGCGAGGTTGCGCAAGGCCCTTTACGATGGTCTCACCACTTACGGTCTTGACTTGATGACCCCTGGTGGCGGCATTGCTGACATGCGGGATCTCGGTGTTATTGAGAGCTAcaagctgaagaaggctgTAGTGTCCTCGGCCAGCGAGGCTGCAGAG cttctcctccgaGTTGACGACATCATCCGGGCagctcctcgtcgacgagaGCGCATGTAA